From one Solanum lycopersicum chromosome 12, SLM_r2.1 genomic stretch:
- the LOC101260908 gene encoding uncharacterized protein translates to MEEEKAAAYYDELTRKGEGAARFKQGLGFSSTSNDAVPIRGSALVSSSSFLGSFVRASSPSKTTEFEKQAQLQTIQNKLKNKPKDCLSCRVSTSPSREKRSSRRSPSRSHKLRRRSRSRNRDKERHSRWSENRDAYRSKRPHRSTSRSRSRSRDRYKHRQKEKQNTKRTRSVSPRDQRPGKVGKDRAAMVDYSKLIEGYQTTTPAERVKAKMKFQLSESVRKDETISMGSGWERFDFDKDAPLDDNEIEAVEDDGALVDHIGKSFRFSTVETRREEQIEAAHDEAIFGAPSLLPCSPSSETNDEAEDKNVKKDISEIATATSLINGQALAMQQGSWRDRVRKS, encoded by the exons ATGGAGGAAGAAAAGGCCGCAGCATACTACGACGAACTTACACGAAAAGGAGAAGGCGCCGCAAGATTCAAGCAAGGTCTAGGCTTTtcttcaacttcaaatgatgCCGTACCCATCCGTGGCTCTGCTCTCGTTTCTTCCTCTTCATTTCTAGGTAGCTTTGTCAGGGCATCAAGCCCGTCCAAAACCACCGAGTTCGAAAAACAAGCTCAGCTCCAAACCATCCAAAACAAGCTAAAGAATAAACCTAAAGATTGCCTTTCTTGTAGGGTTTCCACAAGTCCAAGTCGCGAAAAACGTTCCAGCCGGAGAAGCCCGAGTCGAAGCCACAAGTTAAGGCGACGGAGTCGAAGCCGGAACAGAGATAAAGAGAGGCATTCGAGGTGGAGTGAAAACCGGGATGCTTATAGGTCGAAGCGTCCACATAGGTCGACAAGTAGAAGTAGAAGTAGAAGTAGAGACAGATATAAACATAGACAAAAAGAGAAGCAGAATACAAAGAGGACAAGGAGTGTGTCACCACGGGATCAAAGACCGGGGAAAGTTGGCAAAGATAGAGCTGCTATGGTAGATTATAGCAAATTGATTGAAGGTTATCAAACTACG ACTCCAGCTGAAAGAGTCAAAGCCAAAATGAAATTTCAACTTTCAGAAAGTG TTCGAAAAGATGAAACAATAAGCATGGGCTCGGGATGGGAGCGTTTTGACTTTGACAAGGATGCCCCTTTGGATGACAACGAGATTGAAG CTGTAGAAGATGATGGTGCTTTAGTCGACCACATTGGTAAAAGCTTTCGGTTTTCTACGGTGGAG ACTAGGAGGGAGGAACAAATTGAGGCTGCTCATGATGAGGCTATTTTTGGAGCTCCCTCACTATTGCCATGTTCACCTTCCTCAGAAACAAATGATGAAGCAGAAGATAAGAATGTCAAAAAGGACATATCTGAAATTGCAACTGCTACAAGTCTCATCAATGGACAG GCACTGGCAATGCAGCAAGGTTCTTGGCGTGATCGTGTGCGTAAATCATAA
- the LOC101260615 gene encoding probable myosin-binding protein 5 isoform X1 produces MAFKCCVEQKMGKFAFFLIYALLEWVMILLLFIEGFLAFFSNEYAKLFDLKIPCLLCTRIDHILVHRDASFYYNDSICEVHKKDISSLAYCHVHKKLSDIKNMCEGCLLSFATEKDADCDRYKSLVGILHKDIDCFVKDALHTKKEDNEVMLQTTTSFVWCSCCGEPLKMRSKSNPSSQAPWRNEDYTQLKFISDNDLDDGAGREDNIKGASEEINDNALKTANFTRNMFFGIPLSDSCQASPRWSHRPRKLSMELISESNDVVNESDNDILHRLKRQVHLDHKSVIALYMELDEERSAAAVAANNAMAMITRLQAEKAAVQMEALQYQRMMEEQAEYDQEALQVMKDLLLKREEDIKVMEVVVETYRERYGDMKGVGSEVCEVGEYQEWNSYSFSSLSERSTCVSPDEGDQHRLGPFEPHLDFEHERCYLMGLLTKLEDKITTSKDGFYESEGKGSENKAILRTEVSVIRERLSAIEAESMFLKHATMTLQRDDEGIKLLTEIAQHLRRLRQSKDGSA; encoded by the exons ATGGCTTTCAAGTGTTGTGTTGAACAAAAGATGGGGAAATTTGCATTCTTCCTCATATATGCTCTTCTTGAATGGGTGATGATCCTCTTGCTTTTCATTGAGGGGTTTCTTGCTTTTTTCTCTAATGAATATGCCAAGTTGTTTGACTTGAAAATCCCTTGTTTGCTTTGCACGAGGATCGATCACATTCTCGTTCATAGGGATGCAAGCTTTTATTACAATGATTCTATATGTGAAGTTCACAAGAAGGATATATCTTCCCTTGCTTATTGCCATGTTCACAAGAAACTCTCTGATATAAAGAACATGTGTGAGGGATGCCTTCTATCATTTGCGACAGAGAAAGATGCTGATTGTGATAGGTACAAGTCACTAGTTGGGATTCTGCACAAGGATATTGATTGCTTTGTGAAGGATGCACTTCACACGAAGAAGGAAGATAATGAGGTTATGCTCCAAACAACAACTTCTTTTGTTTGGTGTTCTTGTTGTGGGGAGCCTCTCAAAATGAGATCAAAGTCAAATCCTTCTTCTCAAGCTCCTTGGAGAAATGAGGACTACACACAGCTCAAGTTCATCTCCGATAATGATTTGGATGATGGAG CAGGTAGAGAGGATAATATTAAAGGTGCTTCAGAGGAAATAAATGATAATGCCTTGAAAACTGCAAATTTTACAAGAAATATGTTCTTTGGTATACCATTGTCAGATTCATGTCAAGCTAGTCCAAGATGGTCACACAGGCCTAGAAAATTGAGTATGGAATTAATTTCAGAGAGTAATGATGTAGTGAATGAATCAGATAATGACATCCTACATCGGTTGAAGAGGCAAGTCCATTTGGACCACAAGTCTGTCATTGCACTTTACATGGAACTTGATGAGGAAAGAAGTGCGGCTGCTGTTGCAGCAAATAATGCGATGGCCATGATCACTCGCTTGCAAGCAGAAAAGGCAGCTGTCCAAATGGAGGCATTACAGTATCAGAGAATGATGGAGGAGCAGGCAGAATACGATCAAGAGGCTTTGCAAGTGATGAAAGATTTGCTTttgaaaagagaagaagacataAAGGTGATGGAAGTTGTTGTTGAGACATATAGGGAAAGATATGGAGATATGAAAGGAGTAGGAAGTGAGGTGTGTGAAGTTGGTGAATATCAAGAGTGGAattcttattctttttcatCCCTTAGTGAAAGATCAACTTGTGTCAGTCCTGATGAAGGAGACCAACATAGATTAGGCCCTTTCGAACCACATCTTGACTTTGAGCATGAGAGATGTTACCTCATGGGTTTATTGACCAAGCTTGAAGACAAAATTACAACATCTAAGGATGGATTTTATGAATCTGAAGGAAAAG GAAGTGAAAATAAGGCCATTCTTAGAACAGAAGTTTCAGTAATTAGAGAGAGGTTGAGTGCCATCGAAGCAGAGAGCATGTTTTTAAAACATGCTACTATGACATTACAGAGGGACGATGAAGGAATCAAACTCTTGACAGAGATAGCTCAACATCTACGGAGGCTTAGGCAATCCAAGGATGGAAGCGCATGA
- the LOC101260615 gene encoding probable myosin-binding protein 5 isoform X2 has protein sequence MAFKCCVEQKMGKFAFFLIYALLEWVMILLLFIEGFLAFFSNEYAKLFDLKIPCLLCTRIDHILVHRDASFYYNDSICEVHKKDISSLAYCHVHKKLSDIKNMCEGCLLSFATEKDADCDRYKSLVGILHKDIDCFVKDALHTKKEDNEVMLQTTTSFVWCSCCGEPLKMRSKSNPSSQAPWRNEDYTQLKFISDNDLDDGGREDNIKGASEEINDNALKTANFTRNMFFGIPLSDSCQASPRWSHRPRKLSMELISESNDVVNESDNDILHRLKRQVHLDHKSVIALYMELDEERSAAAVAANNAMAMITRLQAEKAAVQMEALQYQRMMEEQAEYDQEALQVMKDLLLKREEDIKVMEVVVETYRERYGDMKGVGSEVCEVGEYQEWNSYSFSSLSERSTCVSPDEGDQHRLGPFEPHLDFEHERCYLMGLLTKLEDKITTSKDGFYESEGKGSENKAILRTEVSVIRERLSAIEAESMFLKHATMTLQRDDEGIKLLTEIAQHLRRLRQSKDGSA, from the exons ATGGCTTTCAAGTGTTGTGTTGAACAAAAGATGGGGAAATTTGCATTCTTCCTCATATATGCTCTTCTTGAATGGGTGATGATCCTCTTGCTTTTCATTGAGGGGTTTCTTGCTTTTTTCTCTAATGAATATGCCAAGTTGTTTGACTTGAAAATCCCTTGTTTGCTTTGCACGAGGATCGATCACATTCTCGTTCATAGGGATGCAAGCTTTTATTACAATGATTCTATATGTGAAGTTCACAAGAAGGATATATCTTCCCTTGCTTATTGCCATGTTCACAAGAAACTCTCTGATATAAAGAACATGTGTGAGGGATGCCTTCTATCATTTGCGACAGAGAAAGATGCTGATTGTGATAGGTACAAGTCACTAGTTGGGATTCTGCACAAGGATATTGATTGCTTTGTGAAGGATGCACTTCACACGAAGAAGGAAGATAATGAGGTTATGCTCCAAACAACAACTTCTTTTGTTTGGTGTTCTTGTTGTGGGGAGCCTCTCAAAATGAGATCAAAGTCAAATCCTTCTTCTCAAGCTCCTTGGAGAAATGAGGACTACACACAGCTCAAGTTCATCTCCGATAATGATTTGGATGATGGAG GTAGAGAGGATAATATTAAAGGTGCTTCAGAGGAAATAAATGATAATGCCTTGAAAACTGCAAATTTTACAAGAAATATGTTCTTTGGTATACCATTGTCAGATTCATGTCAAGCTAGTCCAAGATGGTCACACAGGCCTAGAAAATTGAGTATGGAATTAATTTCAGAGAGTAATGATGTAGTGAATGAATCAGATAATGACATCCTACATCGGTTGAAGAGGCAAGTCCATTTGGACCACAAGTCTGTCATTGCACTTTACATGGAACTTGATGAGGAAAGAAGTGCGGCTGCTGTTGCAGCAAATAATGCGATGGCCATGATCACTCGCTTGCAAGCAGAAAAGGCAGCTGTCCAAATGGAGGCATTACAGTATCAGAGAATGATGGAGGAGCAGGCAGAATACGATCAAGAGGCTTTGCAAGTGATGAAAGATTTGCTTttgaaaagagaagaagacataAAGGTGATGGAAGTTGTTGTTGAGACATATAGGGAAAGATATGGAGATATGAAAGGAGTAGGAAGTGAGGTGTGTGAAGTTGGTGAATATCAAGAGTGGAattcttattctttttcatCCCTTAGTGAAAGATCAACTTGTGTCAGTCCTGATGAAGGAGACCAACATAGATTAGGCCCTTTCGAACCACATCTTGACTTTGAGCATGAGAGATGTTACCTCATGGGTTTATTGACCAAGCTTGAAGACAAAATTACAACATCTAAGGATGGATTTTATGAATCTGAAGGAAAAG GAAGTGAAAATAAGGCCATTCTTAGAACAGAAGTTTCAGTAATTAGAGAGAGGTTGAGTGCCATCGAAGCAGAGAGCATGTTTTTAAAACATGCTACTATGACATTACAGAGGGACGATGAAGGAATCAAACTCTTGACAGAGATAGCTCAACATCTACGGAGGCTTAGGCAATCCAAGGATGGAAGCGCATGA